The following proteins are co-located in the Noviherbaspirillum sp. UKPF54 genome:
- a CDS encoding MarR family winged helix-turn-helix transcriptional regulator — translation MSQPIVDTLDFHEPPTVQEQFGLAIGEIGRSWRHKLDQRLKPLGLSQSKWRTLLYISRTRDGLTQTDLARMLGIEAPTVTRLVKQLEDGGWVQRRALPGDARCKVVHLAPKTKRTMRHIDAEVAQLRAETIGRLTGKQAAAGLAVLQALQRLLDDV, via the coding sequence ATGAGCCAGCCCATTGTCGACACTTTGGATTTTCACGAACCGCCCACCGTGCAGGAGCAGTTCGGCCTCGCCATCGGCGAGATCGGACGCAGCTGGCGCCACAAGCTGGACCAGCGCCTCAAGCCGCTCGGCCTGTCGCAATCGAAGTGGCGCACGCTGCTCTACATCTCTCGCACGCGCGACGGCCTCACCCAGACGGACCTGGCCCGCATGCTCGGCATCGAGGCGCCCACCGTGACGCGTCTGGTCAAGCAACTGGAAGACGGCGGCTGGGTGCAGCGCCGCGCGTTGCCCGGCGATGCGCGCTGCAAGGTTGTGCACCTGGCGCCGAAGACGAAAAGAACCATGCGGCACATCGATGCCGAGGTGGCGCAGTTGCGAGCCGAAACGATCGGCCGGCTTACCGGAAAACAGGCCGCGGCGGGATTGGCCGTGCTCCAGGCGTTGCAGCGCCTGCTAGACGACGTGTGA
- the phaP gene encoding TIGR01841 family phasin (Members of this family are phasins (small proteins associated with inclusions such as PHA granules). Note that several different families of phasins have been named PhaP despite very little sequence similarity to each other.), producing the protein MFPIQDQISVATKNSLEANLALYASLTNKTLESIEKLVNLNITAVKASMEESSAAARQLLAAKDPQEFLTVVTAQSKPALEKAVAYGNHVSGIASGAHAEFVKAAEVQMAALASKVNELVDEASKKAPAGTEGVVAIMKSALGNANGGYEQFASTAKQAMEMLEANVNAAVGQFVKTAVQRAA; encoded by the coding sequence ATGTTCCCGATTCAAGACCAGATTTCCGTCGCCACCAAGAACAGCCTCGAAGCGAACCTCGCGCTGTACGCCTCGCTGACCAACAAGACTCTCGAAAGCATCGAAAAGCTGGTCAACCTGAACATCACCGCGGTCAAGGCCTCGATGGAAGAATCGTCGGCCGCCGCGCGCCAGTTGCTGGCTGCCAAGGACCCGCAGGAATTCCTTACCGTCGTCACGGCGCAGAGCAAGCCGGCTCTGGAAAAGGCGGTCGCCTACGGTAACCATGTCTCCGGTATCGCCAGCGGCGCTCATGCCGAATTCGTCAAGGCGGCCGAAGTGCAGATGGCTGCGCTCGCCAGCAAGGTCAACGAACTCGTCGACGAAGCCAGCAAGAAGGCGCCGGCCGGCACCGAAGGCGTGGTCGCCATCATGAAATCCGCTCTGGGCAATGCCAACGGCGGTTACGAGCAGTTCGCCAGCACCGCCAAGCAGGCGATGGAAATGCTGGAAGCGAACGTGAATGCCGCCGTCGGCCAGTTCGTCAAGACTGCCGTCCAGCGCGCTGCCTGA
- a CDS encoding efflux RND transporter permease subunit — MNISELCIRRPVMTVLLCASVVVAGILAYLKIPVAALPSYNTPVISVTATLPGASPETMAASVALPLEKQFATIAGLNVISSTSTLGNTSLTLEFDPVRDIDAAAVDVQAALLRAQRSLPAEMTQLPSYRKVNPADAAVLLLALTSPSLDLSELNDYAENLISPSLSTLNGVAQVNIYGQKRYAVRVKANPALLASRNLSLDDLVVGIRAANANTPVGTLDGAQQTLTIQANPQMKNAAEFADLIVASRNNVPVKLREVAQVEDSYESVKTASRFNGERSIVLAIQRQPNANTVAVVDSVRAMLPRFKTQLPDSLQINLLNDRSVSIREAMHDVNITLGITVALVVLVIFLFLRRLVATLIPTLSLPVSLVGAVALLYGLGYSLDNVSLLGITLAVGLVVDDAIVVLENIVRHVENGEPPFKAALVGSKEMGFTIVSISVSLIAVFIPIFFMPGVIGLLFHEFAVVVSLAILVSAIVSLTLVPMLCSRYLTSDHGHKHNVVSRGFERLFDAMLKRYTRTLDWGLRHRFAILMVALATFVVTAYLFVTIPKGFFPEEDIGQISVTTEASEDISFAAMSDKQAQVADIVAADPNVGSVASTLGGGLNTSNTGRMFINLKPRDEREKMPQVLEGLRKKVRAVPGIAVYFRPVQNLQLGGRVSKSRYQYVLQSVQAAELNDWSAKLLDRLRGDEAFRDVTSDSQLKGLQASLKIDRDKANLMGVQMQDLRSALYSAFGERQVSTIYTSSNDYQVILQVDDPYKRDESAFERIFVRAKAGNLVPLISFASVERTVGPTAINHQGQLQAITISFNLAPDVPLGVASSKIESYKNEIRMPASVITSYGGDAAVFKESQTSQTVLLVVALLVIYVLLGVLYESFIHPLTILSGLPSAAVGALLTLRLFGMDLTLIATIGILMLIGIVKKNAIMMIDFALVAQREEGKPPQEAIRQACILRFRPIMMTTFAALMGALPIALGWGAGAELRQPLGLAVVGGLLFSQVITLYITPVIYLYLDRFSGNGPLTGGIEELDKVDAEIRQNVVA, encoded by the coding sequence ATGAATATTTCCGAGCTTTGTATCCGGCGGCCGGTGATGACCGTGCTGCTGTGCGCTTCGGTGGTGGTCGCCGGCATCCTGGCCTACCTGAAGATTCCGGTGGCGGCGCTGCCCAGCTATAACACGCCGGTCATCAGCGTGACCGCCACCCTGCCTGGCGCCAGCCCCGAAACGATGGCGGCATCGGTGGCGCTGCCGCTGGAAAAGCAGTTCGCCACCATCGCCGGGCTGAACGTCATCAGTTCCACCAGCACCTTGGGCAATACCTCGCTGACGCTGGAGTTCGACCCGGTGCGCGACATCGATGCCGCTGCCGTGGATGTGCAGGCGGCCCTGCTGCGCGCGCAGCGCTCGCTGCCGGCGGAGATGACGCAGCTGCCGTCCTACCGCAAGGTCAATCCGGCCGATGCGGCGGTGCTGCTGCTGGCGCTGACGTCGCCGTCGCTCGACCTGTCCGAGCTGAACGACTACGCGGAAAACCTGATCTCGCCCAGCCTGTCCACGCTAAATGGTGTGGCGCAGGTCAACATCTACGGCCAGAAACGCTACGCAGTACGGGTGAAGGCCAACCCGGCGCTGCTGGCGTCGCGCAACCTGTCGCTCGACGACCTGGTGGTCGGCATCCGCGCCGCCAACGCGAACACGCCGGTCGGCACGCTCGACGGCGCGCAGCAGACGCTGACGATCCAGGCCAATCCGCAGATGAAGAACGCGGCCGAATTCGCCGACCTGATCGTCGCCAGCCGCAACAACGTTCCGGTCAAGCTGCGCGAGGTGGCGCAGGTCGAGGACAGCTACGAATCGGTCAAGACCGCCAGCCGCTTCAACGGCGAACGCTCCATCGTGCTGGCCATCCAGCGCCAGCCCAACGCCAACACCGTGGCAGTGGTCGATTCGGTGCGCGCGATGCTGCCGCGCTTTAAGACGCAGCTGCCGGATTCGCTCCAGATCAACCTGCTCAACGACCGCTCGGTATCGATCCGCGAGGCGATGCACGACGTAAACATCACGCTCGGCATCACGGTGGCGCTGGTGGTGCTGGTGATCTTCCTGTTCCTGCGGCGGCTGGTGGCGACGCTGATCCCGACGCTGTCGCTGCCGGTGTCGCTGGTCGGCGCGGTGGCCCTGCTGTACGGACTCGGCTACAGCCTCGACAACGTGTCTCTGCTGGGCATCACGCTGGCGGTCGGCCTGGTGGTGGACGATGCGATCGTGGTGCTGGAAAACATCGTGCGCCATGTCGAGAATGGCGAACCACCCTTCAAGGCGGCGCTGGTCGGCTCGAAAGAAATGGGATTCACCATCGTATCGATCTCGGTGTCGCTGATCGCCGTGTTCATCCCTATCTTTTTCATGCCAGGGGTGATCGGCCTGCTGTTCCACGAGTTCGCGGTGGTGGTGTCGCTGGCGATCCTGGTGTCGGCCATCGTGTCGCTGACGCTGGTGCCGATGCTGTGCAGCCGCTACCTGACCTCCGACCACGGCCACAAGCACAACGTCGTCAGTCGCGGCTTCGAGCGGCTGTTCGATGCGATGCTCAAGCGCTACACGCGCACGCTCGACTGGGGCCTGCGGCACCGCTTCGCCATCCTGATGGTGGCGCTGGCCACCTTCGTCGTGACGGCTTACCTGTTCGTGACCATTCCCAAGGGCTTCTTCCCCGAAGAAGACATCGGCCAGATCAGCGTCACCACCGAAGCGTCGGAAGACATTTCGTTCGCCGCCATGTCGGACAAGCAGGCGCAGGTGGCCGACATCGTCGCCGCCGACCCGAATGTCGGCAGCGTGGCTTCGACCCTCGGCGGCGGCCTCAACACATCCAACACCGGCCGCATGTTCATCAACCTCAAGCCGCGCGACGAACGCGAGAAGATGCCGCAGGTGCTGGAAGGCCTGCGCAAGAAAGTGCGCGCAGTACCGGGCATCGCCGTGTATTTCCGTCCCGTGCAGAACCTGCAGCTGGGAGGGCGCGTCTCCAAGAGCCGCTATCAATACGTCCTGCAGAGCGTCCAGGCGGCGGAATTGAACGACTGGAGCGCCAAGCTGCTGGACCGGCTGCGCGGCGACGAGGCGTTTCGCGACGTGACCAGCGACTCGCAGCTGAAAGGCCTGCAAGCGTCGCTCAAAATCGACCGCGACAAGGCCAACCTGATGGGCGTGCAGATGCAGGACTTGCGCAGCGCGCTGTACAGCGCGTTCGGCGAGCGCCAGGTATCGACCATCTACACCAGCAGCAACGACTACCAGGTGATCCTGCAGGTGGACGATCCGTACAAGCGCGACGAGTCGGCCTTCGAACGCATCTTCGTGCGCGCCAAGGCCGGCAACCTGGTGCCGCTGATCAGCTTCGCCAGCGTCGAGCGCACCGTCGGCCCAACCGCGATCAACCACCAGGGACAGCTGCAGGCGATCACGATCTCGTTCAACCTGGCGCCGGATGTGCCGCTGGGTGTTGCCTCCAGCAAGATCGAAAGCTACAAGAACGAAATCCGCATGCCCGCCAGCGTGATCACCTCCTACGGCGGCGACGCCGCCGTTTTCAAGGAATCGCAGACCAGCCAGACGGTGCTGCTGGTGGTGGCGCTGCTGGTGATCTATGTGCTGCTGGGCGTGCTGTACGAAAGCTTCATCCACCCGCTGACCATCCTCTCCGGCTTGCCGTCGGCCGCGGTCGGCGCCCTGCTGACGCTGCGCCTGTTCGGGATGGACCTGACGCTGATCGCCACCATCGGCATCCTGATGCTGATCGGGATAGTGAAAAAGAACGCGATCATGATGATCGACTTTGCACTCGTCGCCCAGCGTGAAGAAGGCAAGCCGCCGCAGGAAGCAATCCGGCAGGCGTGCATTTTGCGCTTCAGGCCGATCATGATGACTACCTTCGCCGCGCTGATGGGCGCATTGCCGATCGCGCTAGGTTGGGGCGCCGGCGCCGAACTGCGTCAGCCGCTGGGCTTGGCGGTGGTCGGCGGACTGCTGTTTTCGCAGGTGATCACGCTGTACATCACACCAGTGATTTACCTGTACCTTGATCGGTTCAGCGGAAACGGGCCGCTGACGGGTGGGATAGAGGAATTGGACAAGGTTGATGCGGAAATCAGGCAGAACGTCGTCGCGTAA
- a CDS encoding efflux RND transporter periplasmic adaptor subunit — MKRRNAALLIVIAAAGSTGWYLTRTAPKQETGQQKQTPAIAVSVAEAAQTDVPVRLEANGYVSSLNNVEVRPQVSNLVARVHIKEGQFVKAGDVLFSLDDRADRVNLQKAQAQLAKDQAGLADLERQLARSRELLGKGFISQGATDTVQAQAEAARATLRADEAAVEAARVALGYDTIRAASSGRVGVISVFAGTLVQPSATAAPMVTISQIDPVAVTFTLPERELGALLAAQRAGGAKVVATLPGAAGALEGKLSFVDNAVDSQNGTIKAKAIFPNEQHLLWPGQYVPVTTVVRELKNAVVIPQAAIITGVDTRSVYVVGTDQTAQLRRVELLYSFGTKAAVRGVAAGDSVVVDGKQNLRPGSKVRVADARQDSRVAQKNQQ, encoded by the coding sequence ATGAAAAGACGGAACGCCGCCTTATTGATCGTCATCGCCGCCGCCGGCAGCACCGGATGGTATCTAACCAGGACCGCCCCGAAGCAGGAAACCGGCCAGCAAAAGCAGACGCCGGCAATCGCCGTTAGCGTCGCCGAAGCTGCGCAGACGGATGTGCCGGTGCGGCTGGAAGCAAACGGCTATGTCAGCTCGCTCAACAATGTCGAGGTGCGGCCGCAGGTGTCCAATCTCGTCGCGCGCGTGCATATCAAGGAAGGCCAGTTCGTCAAGGCGGGCGACGTGCTGTTTTCGCTGGATGACCGCGCCGACCGCGTGAACCTGCAAAAGGCGCAGGCGCAGCTGGCGAAGGACCAGGCCGGCCTGGCCGATCTCGAACGCCAGCTGGCGCGCAGCCGGGAATTGCTCGGCAAGGGCTTCATTTCGCAAGGCGCGACCGATACCGTGCAGGCACAGGCAGAGGCTGCACGCGCCACGCTGCGCGCCGACGAGGCGGCGGTCGAGGCCGCGCGCGTGGCACTCGGCTATGACACTATCCGGGCGGCGTCCTCCGGGCGCGTCGGCGTCATTTCCGTTTTTGCCGGCACCCTGGTGCAGCCGAGCGCGACGGCCGCGCCGATGGTCACGATTTCCCAGATCGATCCGGTCGCCGTCACGTTCACGCTTCCGGAGAGAGAACTGGGCGCCCTGCTGGCGGCGCAACGTGCGGGCGGTGCAAAGGTAGTCGCGACACTGCCCGGCGCGGCCGGCGCGCTGGAAGGCAAGCTCAGCTTCGTCGACAATGCCGTCGATTCGCAAAACGGCACCATCAAGGCGAAGGCGATTTTCCCGAACGAGCAACACCTGCTGTGGCCCGGCCAGTACGTGCCCGTCACGACCGTCGTGCGCGAACTGAAGAATGCCGTCGTCATCCCGCAGGCCGCCATCATCACCGGCGTCGATACCCGTTCGGTGTACGTGGTCGGCACCGACCAGACCGCGCAGCTGCGCCGCGTCGAATTGCTGTATTCGTTCGGCACCAAGGCCGCCGTCAGGGGCGTGGCAGCTGGCGACAGCGTGGTAGTGGACGGCAAGCAGAACCTGCGTCCCGGCAGCAAAGTGCGTGTGGCCGATGCGCGCCAGGACAGCCGCGTCGCGCAAAAGAACCAGCAATGA
- a CDS encoding alpha/beta hydrolase, with protein MTEPARNVERKTDRKGEYYWESMYSPESNTLRAKAQVPPHLPGIIIFVHGVNSEGEWFDNVEESLISGLNARLGRTDLQANKYDDKDKHRLDELGNSPVIRFYWGYRAPDGHEKDYLIPLRDKQEKSVWIKEDEGQWKSPQYWGGGPFQNGTNNLPQLWQKWGFKRRAWAGPLPVNVQALNTEWDRQLQDAPPREYYAHAANRLANLIDKIRNKYPRDTVTVMSHSQGTMIAMAASLLCKTRAPDAVILMNSPYALQDKATDTMTSGNYRPTNRARVKTLVNLIKRIEKDKQLLTPADLENLRVGATSDKQRWAPNISIPTAEGNVSERDNHGRLYVYFNPHDRVMGSTALQSIGWQGTSNDIVQAYGNVLKQRMLARNLPCGDAPGAKPFGTLPDMQTIEPTTGKTKSFWDGNRKLMGVADLWATPDPKRTVLINAEAVPEPLRPEELGTFDEARIQDMDKAAHAGKFFSDDHDFRYFKAIYQREKWRDDDNPYADTPGQNKIRHLETQEEMEQRISRYIPEPTDHSSLPQHRAFMERVVAYDLPIGFCESTFDGVFWSELRREADWLTGNDPYYTKGLLTVPPMPDEIERETVQDEIDNRRGSM; from the coding sequence ATGACCGAACCTGCCCGCAACGTCGAACGTAAAACCGATAGAAAAGGCGAATACTACTGGGAATCGATGTATTCCCCTGAAAGCAATACGTTGCGCGCGAAAGCCCAGGTGCCGCCGCATTTGCCGGGGATTATCATCTTTGTGCATGGAGTGAACTCCGAGGGGGAGTGGTTTGATAACGTTGAAGAGAGCTTAATCTCCGGACTGAATGCGCGCTTAGGGCGAACCGACCTACAGGCGAATAAGTACGACGATAAAGACAAGCATAGACTTGACGAATTAGGTAATTCCCCTGTCATTCGCTTCTATTGGGGTTATCGAGCACCGGATGGGCATGAAAAAGATTATCTGATCCCGTTGCGGGATAAGCAGGAAAAATCGGTTTGGATCAAGGAAGATGAGGGACAATGGAAATCCCCGCAATACTGGGGTGGCGGCCCTTTCCAGAACGGCACCAATAACTTGCCGCAGTTATGGCAGAAATGGGGCTTCAAGCGCCGCGCTTGGGCCGGGCCGCTGCCGGTCAATGTGCAGGCCTTGAACACCGAATGGGATCGCCAGCTACAGGATGCACCGCCACGGGAATACTACGCGCATGCTGCTAATCGGCTGGCCAACCTGATCGACAAGATTCGCAATAAATATCCACGTGACACGGTAACGGTCATGAGCCACAGCCAGGGAACGATGATCGCGATGGCCGCTAGCCTCCTGTGCAAGACACGCGCACCCGATGCAGTCATTCTGATGAACTCACCCTATGCGCTGCAGGACAAAGCTACCGATACAATGACATCGGGCAACTACCGACCTACCAACCGGGCGCGCGTCAAAACTCTTGTCAACCTGATTAAGCGCATCGAAAAAGACAAGCAGCTGCTTACCCCCGCCGATCTCGAAAACCTGCGTGTGGGTGCAACATCGGACAAGCAGCGCTGGGCACCTAACATCAGCATCCCGACCGCAGAAGGCAACGTTTCGGAACGCGACAACCATGGACGGCTATATGTCTATTTCAATCCGCATGATCGCGTGATGGGCAGCACGGCGTTGCAAAGTATCGGCTGGCAGGGGACCTCCAACGATATTGTGCAAGCGTATGGCAATGTTCTGAAGCAGCGTATGCTTGCTCGCAATTTACCCTGTGGTGATGCTCCAGGGGCTAAACCGTTTGGTACTTTGCCGGATATGCAGACCATCGAGCCGACAACCGGTAAAACCAAGTCCTTCTGGGACGGCAACCGCAAGTTGATGGGTGTCGCCGATCTTTGGGCGACACCCGATCCCAAGCGCACCGTGCTGATAAATGCCGAAGCGGTACCCGAGCCTTTACGCCCTGAAGAACTGGGCACGTTTGACGAGGCGAGAATCCAGGACATGGATAAAGCAGCGCATGCGGGGAAATTCTTCAGTGACGATCATGATTTCCGATATTTCAAAGCCATCTACCAGCGTGAAAAATGGCGGGACGATGACAATCCGTATGCAGACACACCAGGCCAAAACAAGATCAGGCACTTGGAAACTCAAGAAGAAATGGAACAGCGCATCTCGAGGTACATTCCCGAGCCGACCGACCACAGTAGCCTGCCGCAACATCGAGCCTTCATGGAGCGCGTGGTGGCATATGATTTGCCAATAGGATTTTGTGAAAGCACCTTTGATGGTGTTTTTTGGAGTGAACTACGCAGGGAGGCTGATTGGTTGACGGGCAATGATCCGTATTACACCAAGGGGCTGTTGACAGTGCCTCCGATGCCGGACGAGATCGAACGGGAAACCGTTCAGGATGAAATAGATAATAGACGCGGGAGCATGTAA
- the phbB gene encoding acetoacetyl-CoA reductase: protein MARVALVTGGMGGLGEAICIKMAALGYQVVTTYSPGNTKAGEWLSQMEEKGFRFRAYPCDVADYDSAQACINRITEEIGPVDVLVNNAGITRDMTFKKMDKTNWDAVIKTNLDSVFNMTKPVCDGMTDRGWGRIINISSVNGQKGAFGQTNYSAAKAGMHGFTKALALEVAKKGVTVNTISPGYIGTKMVMAIPSEVLESKIIPQIPMGRLGKPEEVAGLVAYLASDEAAFLTGANIAINGGQHMY, encoded by the coding sequence ATGGCAAGAGTTGCACTAGTTACAGGCGGCATGGGCGGATTAGGGGAAGCCATTTGCATCAAGATGGCGGCGCTCGGCTATCAAGTCGTCACCACCTATTCGCCGGGCAATACCAAGGCTGGCGAATGGCTGAGCCAGATGGAAGAGAAGGGCTTCCGTTTCCGCGCTTATCCGTGCGACGTTGCGGATTACGATTCGGCGCAAGCCTGCATCAACCGGATCACCGAGGAAATTGGCCCGGTCGACGTGCTGGTCAATAACGCCGGCATCACCCGCGACATGACCTTCAAGAAGATGGACAAGACCAACTGGGATGCGGTCATCAAGACCAATCTCGACTCCGTCTTCAACATGACCAAGCCGGTGTGCGACGGCATGACCGATCGCGGCTGGGGCCGCATCATCAACATCTCGTCCGTCAACGGGCAGAAGGGTGCCTTCGGCCAGACCAACTATTCCGCCGCCAAGGCCGGCATGCACGGCTTCACCAAGGCGCTGGCACTGGAAGTGGCGAAAAAGGGCGTCACCGTCAACACCATCTCGCCGGGCTATATCGGTACCAAGATGGTGATGGCGATTCCGTCCGAGGTTTTGGAAAGCAAGATCATTCCGCAGATCCCGATGGGCCGCCTGGGCAAGCCGGAAGAAGTGGCTGGCCTGGTCGCCTACCTGGCGTCCGATGAAGCGGCGTTCCTGACCGGCGCCAATATCGCCATCAACGGCGGGCAGCACATGTACTGA
- the trxC gene encoding thioredoxin TrxC: MPLHIVCPRCQAVNRVPSERLSESPDCGRCHRPLFDGHPATLNTADFERHVSRGDIPLLVDFWAPWCGPCRMMAPAFEQAAAQLEPRVRLAKVNTDEEQALGARLAIRSIPTLALFHQGREIARQAGAMGAGDIVRWVRAHL; this comes from the coding sequence ATGCCCCTGCACATCGTCTGCCCCCGCTGTCAGGCGGTCAACCGCGTGCCGTCGGAACGCCTGTCCGAGTCGCCCGATTGCGGGCGCTGCCACCGCCCCTTGTTCGACGGCCATCCGGCGACGCTGAACACGGCCGATTTCGAGCGCCACGTCAGCCGCGGCGACATCCCGCTGCTGGTGGATTTCTGGGCGCCGTGGTGCGGCCCCTGCCGCATGATGGCACCGGCGTTCGAGCAGGCGGCCGCGCAACTGGAACCGAGGGTGCGGCTGGCGAAGGTAAACACCGACGAAGAACAGGCGCTGGGGGCTCGCCTTGCGATCCGCAGCATCCCCACGCTCGCGCTGTTCCATCAGGGACGGGAGATTGCGCGCCAGGCCGGCGCGATGGGCGCGGGCGACATCGTGCGTTGGGTACGCGCCCATCTGTGA
- a CDS encoding chaperone modulator CbpM: protein MQEHVALLLEDAQLTLDELAVSCAVSREWIIEHVQAGVLPARPGADPARWLFSGGDLRRTLRLTGIERGFDANPELAGLVADLLDELDRLRVRMRRAGLSLD, encoded by the coding sequence ATGCAAGAACACGTCGCATTGCTGCTGGAGGACGCGCAGCTGACGCTCGACGAGCTGGCGGTAAGCTGCGCCGTCAGCCGCGAATGGATCATCGAACACGTGCAGGCCGGCGTGCTGCCAGCCCGGCCTGGCGCGGACCCGGCGCGCTGGCTGTTTTCCGGCGGCGACCTGCGGCGCACGCTGCGCCTGACCGGAATCGAACGCGGCTTCGACGCCAATCCCGAGTTGGCCGGGCTGGTAGCCGACCTGCTGGATGAACTGGATCGCCTGCGGGTGCGCATGCGGCGCGCCGGACTGTCACTGGACTAG
- a CDS encoding acetyl-CoA C-acetyltransferase → MNDVVIVAAGRTAVGKFGGTLSKIAAADLGAHVIKGLLAKTGIKPEMVNDVIMGQVLTAGVGQNPARQAVIRAGLPDMVPGMTINMVCGSGLRATHLAAQAIKAGDADIIIAGGQENMSASPHVLNGSRDGFRMGDAKLVDTMIVDGLWDVYNQYHMGITAENVAKKYGVSRQEQDEFSVASQNKAEAAQKAGKFKDEILPLEIASKKGSVVFDTDEFIKPGVTLDSLAGLRPAFDKNGTVTAGNASGINDGAAAVIMMSAKKADELGLKPMARIKAYSSAGVDPTIMGMGPVPASQLCLKKAGWTHNDLDLMEINEAFAAQAIGVNKEMGWDTSKINVNGGAIAIGHPIGASGCRILVTLLHEMIRRDAKRGLASLCIGGGMGVALAVER, encoded by the coding sequence ATGAATGATGTCGTAATCGTCGCCGCAGGTCGTACCGCCGTCGGCAAGTTCGGTGGCACCCTGTCCAAGATCGCCGCAGCCGATCTGGGCGCGCATGTCATCAAGGGCCTGCTTGCCAAGACCGGCATCAAGCCGGAAATGGTCAACGACGTGATCATGGGACAGGTGCTGACGGCTGGCGTGGGCCAGAATCCGGCGCGCCAGGCGGTGATCCGCGCGGGCCTTCCCGACATGGTGCCCGGCATGACCATCAATATGGTATGCGGCAGCGGCCTGCGCGCCACCCATCTGGCGGCGCAGGCGATCAAGGCCGGTGACGCCGACATCATCATCGCTGGCGGCCAGGAAAACATGAGCGCCTCGCCGCACGTGCTTAACGGCTCGCGCGACGGCTTCCGCATGGGCGACGCCAAGCTGGTCGACACCATGATCGTCGACGGCTTGTGGGATGTTTATAACCAATACCACATGGGCATCACCGCCGAAAACGTCGCGAAGAAATATGGCGTATCGCGCCAGGAGCAGGACGAGTTCTCCGTGGCTTCGCAAAACAAGGCGGAAGCCGCACAAAAGGCCGGCAAGTTCAAGGATGAGATCCTGCCGCTGGAAATCGCCTCGAAGAAAGGCTCCGTCGTGTTCGATACCGACGAGTTCATCAAGCCGGGCGTCACGCTCGATTCGCTCGCCGGCCTGCGTCCGGCATTCGACAAGAACGGCACCGTCACCGCTGGCAACGCTTCCGGCATCAACGACGGCGCGGCGGCGGTGATCATGATGTCGGCGAAAAAGGCAGACGAACTCGGCCTGAAGCCGATGGCGCGCATCAAGGCGTATTCCTCGGCCGGCGTCGATCCGACCATTATGGGCATGGGCCCGGTTCCGGCCAGCCAGTTGTGCCTGAAGAAGGCGGGCTGGACCCACAACGATCTCGATCTGATGGAAATCAACGAGGCGTTTGCGGCGCAGGCGATCGGCGTGAACAAGGAGATGGGCTGGGACACCAGCAAGATCAACGTCAACGGCGGCGCTATCGCGATCGGTCACCCGATTGGTGCATCCGGTTGCCGCATTCTGGTGACGCTGCTGCATGAAATGATCCGTCGTGATGCGAAGCGTGGCTTGGCCAGCTTGTGCATCGGCGGTGGCATGGGAGTTGCACTCGCAGTGGAGCGCTGA